Below is a genomic region from Streptomyces roseoviridis.
CTGGTACGTCCGGGCCCCGAGGTGAGCAGGGACGAGGCCCGTGCGGTCGTCGCGGAACTCCGCAGACACGCCAAAGCCGCCGAGGAACACGTCCGCGCCTACACCCGGATGGTCCCCGACGGCCACGAGCCCGACGACACACCCGTCCTCGTCGTCGACCGCGCCGGCTGGATCAGGGCCAACGTCGCCGGCTTCCGCGAACTGCTGTCCCCCCTCCTCGACAAGATGCAGGAACGCCGCGCCGGCACCCCCGGCGGCACCGTCCTCAGCGCCGTCGGCGGCAAGGTCACCGGCGTGGAACTCGGCATGCTCCTGTCCTTCCTCGCCAGCCGCATCCTCGGCCAGTACGAAACCTTCGCCCCGGCCACCCGCGACCTGCCCGCCGGCACCGACGGCGCCGGACGACTCCTCCTCGTCGCCCCCAACATCGTCCACGTCGAACGCGAGCTCGACGTCTCCCCCCACGACTTCCGCCTCTGGGTCTGCCTCCACGAGGAAACCCACCGCACCCAGTTCACCGCCGTCCCCTGGCTCCGCGACCACCTCCAAGGCGAGATCCAGTCATTCCTCGCCGCCACCGACGTCGACCCCGGCACCGTCATCGAACGCCTCCGCGAAGCCGTCCAAGCCCTCACCGGCAGCCGCCCCGAAGGCGAACAGGGCGAACCCGCCCCCTCCCTCGTCGAACTCGTCCAGAGCCCGGAACAACGCGAGATCCTCGGCCGCCTCACCGCCGTCATGTCCCTCCTCGAAGGCCACGCCGACTACGTCATGGACGGCGTCGGCCCCGACGTCGTCCCCTCCGTCACCGAGATCCGCGAGAAGTTCCAGCAGCGCCGCGCCCGCGGCGCCTCCCGCCTCGACCTCGCCCTGCGCAAGCTCCTCGGCCTCGACGCCAAACTCCGCCAGTACCGCGACGGCGAACGCTTCGTCCGCGCCGTCGTCGACCAGGTCGGCATGGACGGCTTCAACCGCGTGTGGACCTCTCCCAACACGCTCCCCACCAAAACCGAGATCGCCCACCCCGCCGACTGGGTGGCGAGGGTGCACCGTAGGGCAGACTCCTGAGACAGCTGCGTCGCATGACCGAAGAACACCCCCACCATCACCCATCCGAGGGACCGTAGACGGCGGGTAAGGCGTGCAATGCTCGGGTAACGGCCAGGTTCTGTCACCATCGACGCACTCTCAGTGACCGAACCCCCACTTCCGACCGTTAAGACACCGACCGAGGCACCCACACTCACCACGAAGGGCACCGGACATGGGTCCCCATCCCGCGGTCGCGGCGATACGCCTGGCGGTCCGCCGCGTACTCCACGACGTCCTCACCGAACACCGCGACACCACCACCCCCGGCACGGCACCCGGCGAACACCCCCTCGTGCTCGTCGCCTGCTCCGGCGGCGCCGACTCCATGGCACTCGCCTCCGCGCTCGCCTTCGAAGCCCGCAAGCTCCACGTCCGCGCCGGCGGCATCACCGTCGACCACGGCCTCCAGCAGGGCTCCGGCCAACGCGCCACCGAAGTCACCGACCGCATGACCGCACTCGGCCTCGACCCCGTCGAAGCCATCGCCGTCACCGTCGGCCGCGACGGAGGACCCGAAGCCGCCGCCCGCGACGCCCGCTACGCCGCCCTCGACGACGCGGCCGAACGCCACGGCGCCGCCGCCGTCCTCCTCGGCCACACCCGCGACGACCAAGCCGAAACCGTCCTCCTCGGCCTCGCCCGCGGCTCCGGCATCCGCTCCCTCTCCGGCATGGCCGCCGTCTCCGGCACCGCACGCCGCTACCGCCGCCCCTTCCTGGAGCTCGACCGCCAGACCGTCCGCAAGGCCTGCATCGCCCAGGAACTCGCCGTATGGGACGACCCCCACAACAGCGACCCCGCCTACACCCGCTCCCGCCTCCGCCACGAGGGCCTGCCCGCCCTCGAAAAAGCACTCGGCAAGGGCGTCGTCGAAGCCCTCGCCCGAACGGCCCAGCTCTCCCGCGACGACGCCGACGCCCTCGACTCCTGGGCCGCCGACGCCGAAGCCGCCGTACGCGACGAAGCCGGCCGCCTCGAATGCGCCAAGCTCCACGGGCTTCCCCCCGCCGTACGCCGCCGCATCCTGCGCCGCGCCGTCATCGCCGAAGGCGCCCCCGCCGGCTCCCTCTTCGCCCGCCACATCGAAGAACTCGACCGGCTCATCACCGGCTGGCGCGGCCAAGGAGCCATCAACCTGCCCGGCCGCGTCGAGGCACGCCGCCAGGGTGGCAGACTGGTGATTCGGCAAGGCTGACGCAAGGCTGCAACGAAAGTGACCCGGGTGAACGAGAAGGACATGGGCACCGACCTCAAGTCGGTGCTCATCACCAAGGAAGAGATCGACGCGAAGCTGGCCGAACTGGCCGCGAAGATCGACGCGGAGTACGCGGGCAAGGACCTGCTCATCGTCGGCGTCCTCAAGGGAGCCGTGATGGTGATGGCGGACCTGGCACGCGCCCTGTCCACCCCCGTCACCATGGACTGGATGGCTGTCTCCTCCTACGGAGCCGGCACCCAGTCCTCCGGCGTCGTCCGCATCCTCAAGGACCTCGACACCGACATCAAGGGCAAGCACGTCCTGATCGTCGAGGACATCATCGACTCGGGCCTGACCCTCTCCTGGCTCCTGTCCAACCTCGGCTCCCGCGAGCCGGCCTCCCTGGAGGTCTGCACCCTCCTGCGCAAGCCGGACGCCGCCAAGGTCGCCATCGACGTCAAGTGGATCGGCTTCGACATCCCCAACGAGTTCGTCGTCGGCTACGGCCTCGACTACGCCGAGAAGTACCGCAATCTCCCGTTCGTCGGCACCCTCGCCCCCCACGTCTACGGCGGCTGAGGGCCCGCACCCCATGGGAACCCGCACCGCCGTCCCACCGTTGAAGCAAAGGAAGACGGCCGCGGGTGACAATGCTGGGGTACCGTCCGAAGAACAGCTTTTTCATACCGCAGCTCCAAACAACAGCAGCTACTCAGCAGCATTCACCTACGGGCAGGAGGGACGGGGCGTCGAGCACGCCCCGTATGGATGGACGTGAAGCGATACTTCCGCGGGCCGGTCATGTGGATCGTGCTGGCCGTCCTCGCCGTGGTCGTGCTGATGCAGGTCGTCGGCTCGTCCGAGGGCTACAAGACGGTGGACACCGGCAAGGTCGTCCAGGCGATCGACAAGAACCAGGTCAAAAGCGCAAAGCTCACCACCGGTGACGAGCAGATCGTCAAGATCGAGCTCGCCGACGGCCAGAAGATCGACAAGAGCAGCAAGGTCCAGGCCAGCTACATCGGCACCCAGGGCGCCGACCTGGCCGACAAGCTCCAGGAGAAGTTCGAAGCCGGACAGATCGAGGGCGGTTACACCGTCTCCCCGACGAAGCAGTCCCCCTTCGTCTCGGTCCTCCTCTCCCTGCTGCCCTTCGTCCTCATCGTGGTCGTCTTCCTCTTCCTGATGAACCAGATGCAGGGCGGCGGCTCCCGCGTCATGAACTTCGGGAAGTCCAAGGCCAAGCTCATCACCAAGGACACCCCCAAGACGACCTTCGCCGACGTCGCGGGATCCGACGAGGCGGTCGAGGAACTCCAGGAGATCAAGGAATTCCTCCAGGAACCCGCCAAGTTCCAGGCCGTCGGCGCCAAGATCCCCAAGGGCGTGCTGCTCTACGGCCCGCCCGGCACCGGCAAGACCCTCCTCGCCCGCGCCGTCGCCGGCGAGGCCGGAGTCCCGTTCTACTCGA
It encodes:
- the hpt gene encoding hypoxanthine phosphoribosyltransferase is translated as MGTDLKSVLITKEEIDAKLAELAAKIDAEYAGKDLLIVGVLKGAVMVMADLARALSTPVTMDWMAVSSYGAGTQSSGVVRILKDLDTDIKGKHVLIVEDIIDSGLTLSWLLSNLGSREPASLEVCTLLRKPDAAKVAIDVKWIGFDIPNEFVVGYGLDYAEKYRNLPFVGTLAPHVYGG
- the tilS gene encoding tRNA lysidine(34) synthetase TilS — its product is MGPHPAVAAIRLAVRRVLHDVLTEHRDTTTPGTAPGEHPLVLVACSGGADSMALASALAFEARKLHVRAGGITVDHGLQQGSGQRATEVTDRMTALGLDPVEAIAVTVGRDGGPEAAARDARYAALDDAAERHGAAAVLLGHTRDDQAETVLLGLARGSGIRSLSGMAAVSGTARRYRRPFLELDRQTVRKACIAQELAVWDDPHNSDPAYTRSRLRHEGLPALEKALGKGVVEALARTAQLSRDDADALDSWAADAEAAVRDEAGRLECAKLHGLPPAVRRRILRRAVIAEGAPAGSLFARHIEELDRLITGWRGQGAINLPGRVEARRQGGRLVIRQG
- a CDS encoding zinc-dependent metalloprotease produces the protein MTSIGGAGTSGMVDWNLAVATATRLVRPGPEVSRDEARAVVAELRRHAKAAEEHVRAYTRMVPDGHEPDDTPVLVVDRAGWIRANVAGFRELLSPLLDKMQERRAGTPGGTVLSAVGGKVTGVELGMLLSFLASRILGQYETFAPATRDLPAGTDGAGRLLLVAPNIVHVERELDVSPHDFRLWVCLHEETHRTQFTAVPWLRDHLQGEIQSFLAATDVDPGTVIERLREAVQALTGSRPEGEQGEPAPSLVELVQSPEQREILGRLTAVMSLLEGHADYVMDGVGPDVVPSVTEIREKFQQRRARGASRLDLALRKLLGLDAKLRQYRDGERFVRAVVDQVGMDGFNRVWTSPNTLPTKTEIAHPADWVARVHRRADS